From the Pyrenophora tritici-repentis strain M4 chromosome 5, whole genome shotgun sequence genome, the window cgacaacacGTTGTATTGGAGAGGCACCTCTGGGGCGCGCGTGTGTACCGCGACGATTCAGACCCCATCGCTACTGCGATTCATTCCGGATGGATCCGTGGTGAGTGGGATGACACTGTCGATGTCGCCATGCTGGATCCACGCATTACGGCACCCAACGACCCATCGGACGCCGAAGACGTTCTCACCAAAATGCCAGCTGCTCCTGTGACGCCGCCTGCAGATATGGATCTACAGATTGAGATACTTATTCTACCACAATTACAAGAGTACACGGGCTCAGTCGAATACGGCATCTCGAGCAGAAAGAGCAAGGCTCATGAAGGCCTCAGCTTCATGATCAACAAAATCAGATGGGTCGAAGAAGGAATTGGCAGCCGAGGACAAGAAAGGACAGCAGCTGCGCTAAAGCGTCGTCTTGACGCCAGTGCTACTCTGCTCGCATTGCAGAGTGGAATCGACAACTCTCACCGCAGGGTCAACGGTATGGCGAAGCTGCATGCTTGAGATTTGGTCAGCTCATTGACGCATAACGGCCTATGATAATTGTATCGTGTCGCATTTTTAGCACTGGGATGATTGCAGTGCTGCTAGATACCCGCATCTTGGTAACTTGGATCTGGCGTAGGAATGCATATAGCGTGGACAGATGTCATGTTGGAGCACTTGATAATTACAGCGTAATGAATGAAGTCTTAGTCTTGATACGTCACAAGAAAAAGTCGGTGGTATCAATCGCGTGCATGCACGAGCACATATGTCGGTGTTATCATATTAGTATGCGTCAAGCTGGTTGCACGTGCAGAGGAGAGTGAGAGGGGAGGTAAGGCGGCGCGATTACAGCCTGCAGTGTCAAAGCGATATCGCTGGTTTTGCAGGTCACGATAAGACTATCTAGCAGATTGAAGCTCACGCCCGCAGCCCCCCCAAGTAAGAGCAGTCTACCTTCTTTGAGTCGCATCCTTCCACTCCCCCCACCACCTGAGCCGTATCCAGTGGGTACAAGAGACTTTGGGCAGCAGCAAGTACTACCTTGCCCCGCCCGACATCAACTCAAGATATTGCTTACGTGACGCCATTGTCGCAACGAGGCGAGGACTGATGTCAAAAATGGGTCATACCAGGACCTACTCTATATCTACGGTAAGCACGCCCTCTCTTCCTTTTCGCCGAGTTCCAACGACTGGCGGAAGACTGCCTGGACTGCAAAGAAATTTTACCCCATCGTTCGTGGCTTCCGGCAATCGGCGGTTTAAGGCATGATCTGGAATACCCTAGCAATACTGGAGCCCTTTCCCGTCATACCGCAGGCATCATGGCACAAGACCGGGAAAGGCAGCGCAATACGGCACGAATGTATGGGCTTTCCTGCTGGCGCGCTTGCGGAAGGCTCAACGCTGAGGCACACACGCAGCGGCAGGCGCGACGGCTGTCCGCCAGGTGGGCACTATGGACTGCACGCCAGCAGCTGGTCCTCGAATGAGATTGACTTTGTCTCGTCTGCTCCACCACTTCCCGCTAGCCTGGAGCCGCAATCCGAACGCTTGCTTGTGAAAAGAAGGACGGCGTACCGAATGCGGGGAATCGTCAATCGTCAATCCATCTCCTCTCGCTTCCTGTCTTGACCGCCGAGCCAAGCTCACGATTCTGCAACACGACACTTGACGCCCATACAGCCATTGCTTCAACCTAGCCGACGACTCCAGGCCTTGAATCACTGACAAGGCTTGTTTTCTTGACCGCCTCATATCTGGCATTGCTGCATCTTTGATTAAAAGCCGCGTTGCATTTCTGCACCTCGGAATACCTTCGGCTCCTAGTTTCCGACATTTCTTCTCTCAGCCCAATACAATTCACATCGCCTGTTTCTCGGAGCTGGATTCTCAGAGCTGGCCTCAACGCGCATCATGACCGAGTCCAATGGATACTATGCGCCCAATATGCGCGCCGTGCCTGCTGGCGAACTTGTGAGGCCAAGCAAAAAGACTAATGGAGTTGGTGTACAGGCTGAAGACACGCGGATATGCGTCGTCATGGTGGGCTTGCCCGCGCGGGGGAAGAGTTTGATCGCACAAAAAGGTAGGTTTTACCCCTATATGTACCTGACCTGCCTCTAATCAATTGCCATGTAGTGGTCCGCTATTTGCACTGGCTGTCCATCAAAAGCAAGACATTCAATGTTGGACAGTATCGCCGTACTGCGACCCCGAACCCCTCCGCCGAGTTCTTCGACACTTCGAACCCCGAAGGAGAGCGCCTCCGGAAAGCGGCCGCCCAAGCAGCTGTCGATGATATGTGCAAGTGGTTTTCCGAAGGCAGGGGCTTGATTGCGATATTGGATGCGACAAACTCGACAAAGGCTCGTCGCAGGTGGATTCAGGAGAGATGTACTGCCGAGAACATTGAGACTCTGTTCGTAGAGTCAAAATGCGACGACGAAGAGCTTATCATGAGCAATATTCTCGAAGTAAAGACGACGTCGCCAGACTATGTTGGCCAGGATCCTGAGGAGGCCGCAGCAGACTTCCGCAACCGCATCCGCAACTATGAGAAGGTCTACCAGACAATAGACGAAGACGAGCGTGATCTTACCTATGTCAAACTCATCGATGTCGGAAAGCAAGTCATTATCAACCAGATACAAGACTATCTTCAGAGTAGGGTCGTGTACTACCTGATGAACCTCCACATCAAGCCGCGATCGATCTGGTTATCACGAGTAAGTCAATTTTACAGGTGTGGAACTGTAAATGCTAACCGGAACAGCACGGAGAATCCGAGTACAACCTCACAGGGCAAATCGGAGGAGATGCGAATCTCTCTGCGCGAGGTGATGCCTATGCACATGCGCTTCCTGGGCTAGTTGCAAAGTCAGTTGGCGATGGTCGCAAGCTTACCGTGTGGACCTCGACGTTGAAACGAACGATCCAAACCGCACGATTCCTCACGTTTGAGAAACTCGAATGGAAAGCCCTCGACGAACTCGACTCTGGCGTTTGCGATGGTCTCACCTATGCTCAGATCGAGGAGAAGTACCCTGAAGACTTCAAGCAACGTGACGAAGACAAATACAACTACCGCTATCTTGGTGGAGAGTCCTACCGCGACGTCGTAATCCGGCTCGAGCCCATCATTATGGAATTGGAGCGCAGTGAAAACATCTTGATTGTCACGCATCAGGCAATCTTGAGGTGTATCTATGCATACTTCATGAACGTGCCCCAGGAGCAGAGTCCTTGGATGGAGGTACCGCTACACACGTTGATCAAATTGACACCAAAGGCGTACTCGACGCAAGAAGAGAGGTTGAAGGCCGATATACCAGCGGTCAGCACCTGGAGAGGCAAGGGTAGTAAAGCTGAGCATCAGCAGGCTCACGAACATGCCAACGGCGGTGCGTAGCCGAACTCGATGTAGGAGTAGTAGCGATTTGGACTTGTTAAATACCATAGAAGGGTCTGCTCACTTAAAGGGGTGTCTCAATCGACATCAGTTTGGCTGGTTTAGCACCTGTAAAGATAGCATAGATTGGGGTTTAAGCGTTTTCGGTCACGTCACTAGACAGGAATCTCCACAGCCAGTGGTCACAATGTGGAGGATAACAGATTCAATGCGTATATTGAAATCCCATGTACATTACATGTCTTGATTAGGATCTTGTGCAAAGTTCATGTTCAATTCCCATTCCTGTAGAAGAATCTCAACAAGACTACTGTGTATACTCAACCTAATTGCTTTGTGCATGTTTTACTGGGATGATACTGAGTACAAAAGTACTGGCAACATCCGTGGCACACTGTCACCTTCCCATCTGAGCTCTCTCCCGCGGACATGTCGACCCCACACCTAGTTACTTACCCCAAGCTTCCCCATCGCACTCCACCAACTGAAGCTCCCAATCCCAGACGCAGCGCGCGATAAACTTTCAGCGCATCTCCAGCTCAGAGGAATGCAAATATGGCGCCTCCCCCACAACCACAATCCAACCAAGGCGaccaacaacagcaacaacacCCCCCAGCCTACCTCACTACCATCCTAAATAACGCCTATCCCACCACCACTATCCCCGAAACCATAGCCCCATGGCCCGAAGCACCAGCAGTAACCAGCGCAAGCGCCAGCACACCTCCACGAAGCACCCACCGCGTCTCCACGTGCTACGACACAGGCGGAGGTTCCAGCTCGCGGCCCTTTGACGAAACGCGCCGGGGTCTCCAAGCACGCGGCAAGAATTACAACATCGGAAGCGGGATGAGCGGTGCAGCAATAAAAGGAGGAATGGGGATTGGTGGTATTGTTGGTAGCGCAAAACAGTACGAGGAGCGGCAGCGGAGAGACGAGGCTGTTGCTGTGCTGGAGAGTGAGGAGATGGTTATGTGGATTGCTGCTAGTAGGAATGAGGTACTTGCTTCTTTTTTTTTTATCTATTTCTGGTCCCATGGGATATTTGGAAGGGGGTTTTGGTTGGAATGTGATTGATGGCTAACATGATTGTGTCCAGTCTATCCCTCAGACACGCGCTCACTACAGGAACATTGTCCTCGGCCTCACGCA encodes:
- a CDS encoding Fructose-2,6-bisphosphatase (GpmB, Fructose-2,6-bisphosphatase); translated protein: MTESNGYYAPNMRAVPAGELVRPSKKTNGVGVQAEDTRICVVMVGLPARGKSLIAQKVVRYLHWLSIKSKTFNVGQYRRTATPNPSAEFFDTSNPEGERLRKAAAQAAVDDMCKWFSEGRGLIAILDATNSTKARRRWIQERCTAENIETLFVESKCDDEELIMSNILEVKTTSPDYVGQDPEEAAADFRNRIRNYEKVYQTIDEDERDLTYVKLIDVGKQVIINQIQDYLQSRVVYYLMNLHIKPRSIWLSRHGESEYNLTGQIGGDANLSARGDAYAHALPGLVAKSVGDGRKLTVWTSTLKRTIQTARFLTFEKLEWKALDELDSGVCDGLTYAQIEEKYPEDFKQRDEDKYNYRYLGGESYRDVVIRLEPIIMELERSENILIVTHQAILRCIYAYFMNVPQEQSPWMEVPLHTLIKLTPKAYSTQEERLKADIPAVSTWRGKGSKAEHQQAHEHANGGA